One genomic segment of Erysipelotrichaceae bacterium 66202529 includes these proteins:
- a CDS encoding substrate-binding domain-containing protein, with product MGKRNKVTTRDIAEYTGVSQSSVSMILSNKQNVSFSAETRELVLTAAKKLGYQKPVKKQTALSTPMDKTIVVLTPLLSNGYYATLIHSITEQAREYGYSVFTVTTMRDAAQEEFYFDMLAGLQLAGAVCLYPPTHITKANALAKQIPVVSIGDKPKGSTFDSVELDGRKTGYLMGEYLVRLGHTHITFISTPIKAKEISRLHRLEGLKAAFEDYGQSQNNIMVKTPSISTYAHYPSESAEYMTGYDLAVKALQEHTVSTAFVGNNDMTAFGVMAALVDQGCRIPQDYSVAGFDNIHLSSMPNISLTSVEHASILKGKEAVDMIYKKNNKDTRSKGHKYILRLEYEPELIIRKSTGKCRSQNS from the coding sequence ATGGGAAAAAGAAATAAGGTCACAACACGGGATATTGCGGAATACACAGGTGTATCACAGTCCAGTGTATCCATGATTCTCAGCAATAAACAAAACGTATCCTTTTCAGCGGAAACACGCGAGCTTGTGCTTACTGCGGCAAAAAAGCTGGGATATCAGAAGCCGGTAAAAAAGCAGACTGCCTTATCCACACCCATGGATAAAACAATCGTGGTATTGACACCGCTGCTTTCCAACGGCTATTACGCTACCCTCATTCATTCCATTACCGAACAGGCCAGAGAGTACGGCTATTCCGTATTCACCGTCACGACGATGCGGGATGCAGCACAGGAGGAATTTTATTTCGATATGCTGGCAGGACTGCAATTAGCAGGTGCTGTCTGTCTGTATCCGCCGACACATATTACCAAAGCCAATGCATTGGCAAAGCAGATTCCTGTTGTGTCCATCGGTGACAAGCCAAAGGGCAGCACCTTTGACTCCGTAGAGCTAGATGGAAGAAAGACCGGATATCTGATGGGGGAATATCTTGTACGTCTCGGCCACACACACATTACCTTTATATCCACCCCCATCAAGGCAAAGGAAATATCCAGACTGCACCGGTTAGAAGGCCTGAAGGCAGCGTTTGAAGATTATGGACAAAGCCAGAACAATATCATGGTAAAAACCCCCTCCATTTCCACCTATGCGCATTATCCCTCAGAATCCGCAGAGTATATGACCGGCTATGACTTGGCAGTAAAAGCCCTTCAAGAGCATACAGTCTCCACAGCCTTTGTAGGAAACAACGATATGACTGCATTCGGTGTCATGGCGGCTCTTGTGGATCAGGGATGCCGGATTCCACAGGATTACTCGGTAGCTGGCTTTGATAATATCCACTTATCCTCCATGCCGAATATTTCGCTAACCAGCGTTGAGCATGCCTCTATACTGAAAGGCAAAGAGGCTGTAGATATGATTTATAAGAAAAACAATAAGGATACCAGAAGCAAAGGACATAAATATATCCTGCGCCTGGAATATGAGCCGGAATTGATTATACGCAAATCGACTGGAAAATGCCGCAGTCAGAATAGCTGA
- a CDS encoding AAA family ATPase translates to MKYRLNTQVSAILDTAREEAREMGNNYIGSEHLLLAILKDTATPLSRLLCAQGVYYFQLKEDLMVLFGLKDQDVEELQITQVVDDILERGMSLSSKKQNTAMDVDSLTLALLQTNSCVATEILHRYDVDEEVVLLQMEHGSMSELDKITELRNLNLCGANQDIVGRDDELNFMISVLSRKDKANPLLIGEPGVGKTALVEKLAGMIQQNQVPSLKDACIYELHLNSLVAGTKYRGDFEEKLQNIIRLLEKYPNVILFIDEIHLMIGAGKSEGSIDVSSVLKPYLARGVIKCIGATTIEEYEMYIEKDRALERRFQIITIREPDVEDTIKMLKAKKKEYEDFHNVKIQEKVLEQIVKYCAYYMPQRKFPDKAIDVLDLACVGAKRSSERIVSEDMVRDVIEKLTDIPLASRNRLQELRTHLETTMVAQKDVIRKLMGQLEWIEQGIISERPLGVWLFLGNQGVGKKTLTHQFNRLYFNQEDMVELDMAALDRNLEHNLSKLRRNPYTIVNVTNLHMANEAMLQFLKQGIERGYLERDVQKIDLRHSIMIMSGDFPCSAHSTMKFQETSDPLLQVKHMLGESFASLFDEVFIFHDLNQEDKVTVMKNMLKKWEKTMEETAILEAIESSATLDEAAKKLKKKIVRV, encoded by the coding sequence ATGAAATATCGTTTAAATACACAGGTTTCCGCAATCCTGGATACAGCAAGAGAGGAAGCCAGGGAGATGGGCAACAATTATATCGGAAGTGAGCATCTTCTGCTTGCGATTCTGAAAGATACCGCAACACCGCTGTCACGGCTGTTATGTGCACAGGGAGTATATTATTTTCAGCTTAAAGAGGATTTAATGGTTCTTTTTGGTTTAAAGGATCAGGATGTGGAGGAGCTGCAGATTACACAGGTTGTGGATGATATCCTGGAGCGGGGAATGTCACTGTCTTCCAAGAAACAGAATACAGCAATGGACGTGGATTCATTAACCCTGGCATTATTGCAGACAAATAGCTGCGTTGCCACGGAGATACTGCATCGCTATGATGTGGACGAGGAGGTTGTGCTGCTGCAAATGGAGCATGGCAGTATGAGTGAGCTTGATAAAATCACAGAGCTTCGCAATCTGAATCTGTGCGGCGCAAATCAAGACATTGTAGGCAGAGACGATGAGCTGAATTTTATGATTTCCGTATTATCCCGTAAGGACAAGGCAAATCCTTTATTAATCGGAGAGCCGGGAGTTGGAAAAACAGCGCTTGTGGAAAAGCTGGCAGGTATGATACAGCAAAATCAGGTGCCTTCTCTAAAGGATGCCTGTATATATGAGCTGCATTTGAATTCTCTAGTGGCTGGTACGAAATATCGCGGTGATTTTGAGGAAAAACTGCAAAATATCATCCGTTTGCTGGAGAAGTATCCCAATGTCATTCTGTTTATTGATGAAATACATTTGATGATCGGCGCAGGAAAATCGGAGGGCTCAATAGATGTTTCCAGTGTCCTGAAGCCATATCTGGCAAGAGGAGTGATCAAGTGCATTGGTGCGACAACGATTGAGGAATACGAAATGTATATTGAAAAGGACCGGGCACTGGAGCGCCGTTTTCAGATTATTACCATACGGGAGCCAGATGTGGAAGATACTATCAAGATGCTGAAAGCAAAGAAAAAGGAATATGAGGATTTTCATAATGTGAAGATTCAGGAGAAGGTTCTGGAACAAATCGTGAAGTATTGTGCATATTATATGCCGCAGCGAAAGTTTCCAGATAAGGCAATCGATGTGCTGGATCTTGCCTGTGTGGGAGCGAAGCGAAGCAGTGAACGGATCGTGAGCGAGGATATGGTGCGTGATGTAATTGAAAAGCTGACGGATATCCCCCTGGCATCCCGTAACCGTCTGCAGGAGCTAAGGACGCATCTGGAGACAACGATGGTTGCGCAGAAGGATGTTATCCGCAAGCTGATGGGACAGCTGGAATGGATCGAGCAGGGAATCATTAGTGAGCGGCCGCTTGGGGTCTGGCTGTTTCTCGGAAATCAGGGCGTCGGGAAAAAGACGCTGACGCATCAGTTTAACCGTCTGTATTTCAACCAGGAGGATATGGTGGAGCTGGACATGGCAGCACTGGATCGTAATCTGGAGCATAATCTTTCCAAGCTGCGCAGAAATCCATATACCATTGTGAATGTTACCAATCTGCATATGGCAAATGAGGCGATGCTGCAGTTTTTAAAGCAGGGGATTGAACGCGGATATCTGGAACGGGATGTACAGAAAATTGATTTGCGGCATAGTATTATGATTATGAGCGGTGATTTTCCATGCTCTGCTCACAGTACTATGAAATTTCAGGAAACCAGTGATCCGCTGCTGCAGGTAAAGCATATGCTGGGAGAATCCTTTGCGTCATTGTTCGATGAGGTTTTTATCTTCCATGACCTGAATCAGGAGGATAAGGTTACGGTAATGAAGAATATGCTGAAGAAGTGGGAAAAAACGATGGAGGAAACTGCAATTCTGGAAGCGATTGAATCCAGTGCCACCTTGGATGAAGCCGCAAAGAAGCTGAAGAAAAAAATCGTACGTGTCTGA
- a CDS encoding VOC family protein, protein MISNLAKVTVYVNSSIEAKKFWTENMGFVIREEQAMGPGMVWLEAAPSYHTQTTLVLFERSRMENANPDISCAHPSLMFTCDDIEEEHRRLLQNGVIADDIQSYPYGKMFSFYDQDHQVYLLREA, encoded by the coding sequence ATGATATCCAATTTAGCTAAAGTAACCGTATATGTAAACAGCAGCATTGAGGCAAAGAAATTCTGGACAGAGAATATGGGCTTTGTGATTCGTGAGGAACAGGCTATGGGTCCCGGAATGGTCTGGCTGGAAGCTGCGCCAAGCTATCACACACAAACTACGCTTGTTTTGTTTGAACGCTCCCGTATGGAGAACGCAAATCCGGATATATCCTGTGCCCATCCTTCCCTCATGTTTACCTGTGATGATATTGAGGAGGAGCACCGTCGTCTTTTACAGAACGGTGTCATTGCGGATGATATCCAAAGCTACCCTTATGGAAAGATGTTTAGCTTTTATGATCAGGATCACCAGGTATATCTGTTGCGGGAAGCATAA